One genomic segment of Desulfocapsa sulfexigens DSM 10523 includes these proteins:
- a CDS encoding helix-turn-helix domain-containing protein yields the protein MKTASPSTRKRRCRYTDEQIEIIHEKHCDGKSINELARMYAVHPNTIRRYLSRFRVY from the coding sequence ATGAAGACAGCATCTCCCAGTACCAGGAAGCGCCGCTGTAGATATACTGATGAGCAGATTGAAATAATTCACGAAAAACACTGTGATGGAAAATCAATTAATGAACTTGCACGAATGTATGCAGTTCACCCCAACACCATACGTAGGTATCTTTCCCGGTTTCGGGTCTACTGA
- a CDS encoding secondary thiamine-phosphate synthase enzyme YjbQ, protein MKHYRKELWFEAPTRRAFINITRQVEECLRESSIKQGLLLCNAMHITASVFINDDESGLHHDYEVWLEKLAPHAPVEQYRHNGYEDNADAHMKRQIMGREVVVAVTDGQLDFGTWEQIFYGEFDGRRKKRVLVKIIGE, encoded by the coding sequence ATGAAACATTACCGTAAAGAGTTGTGGTTTGAAGCACCGACAAGAAGAGCTTTTATCAACATTACCCGACAGGTAGAAGAGTGTCTTAGAGAAAGCTCAATAAAACAAGGGCTTCTACTTTGTAACGCCATGCATATTACGGCAAGTGTTTTTATTAATGACGACGAATCAGGCCTGCATCACGATTATGAAGTGTGGTTGGAAAAACTAGCTCCTCATGCCCCCGTGGAACAGTATCGCCATAACGGTTATGAGGATAATGCCGATGCCCATATGAAAAGGCAAATCATGGGCAGGGAGGTGGTGGTTGCAGTAACCGATGGTCAGTTGGATTTCGGAACTTGGGAACAGATTTTTTACGGTGAATTTGATGGGAGACGTAAGAAACGAGTATTAGTGAAAATTATAGGTGAATAG
- a CDS encoding imidazole glycerol phosphate synthase HisHF, translating to MITLLDYGAGNVRSVRNAIRKLGYSVQDVQNPADILNAERLIFPGVGSYGSVMNRLRRDGFVEPLIERIHSDKPVLGICVALQALFEGSEESPGVAGLSILKGQVRRFTESSLSVPQIGWNGVNLHKPSPLFSGYNGEKLYFVHSYRATLEEVDKEWLLTTTNYGEEFVSGVQKGNITAFQFHPEKSGAAGLNILGNYLQATNDESVTVITGRESGTHRETRMAKRVIACLDVRSNDNGDLVVTKGDQYDVRDRGEVRNLGKPVELARRYYEEGADEITFLNITGFRDFPMEDQPMLEVLQRTSENVFVPLTIGGGIREFTDSNGREYTSLDVASEYFRSGADKISIGSDACYTAEEYMKTGKKTGKSSIEQISFVYGAQAVVISVDPRRVYVNKPEDTDHNTIKTAFPGPDGEEYCWYQCTVKGGREGRDLDAVQLAASCEALGAGEILLNCIDKDGTNSGFDFELINHVKSAVTIPVIASSGAGSAAHFVDVFKETNAEAALAAGIFHRKEVPISEVKTALRESGVEIR from the coding sequence ATGATAACCTTACTTGACTATGGCGCTGGCAATGTCCGCAGCGTCAGGAATGCGATACGAAAACTTGGCTATAGTGTACAGGACGTGCAAAATCCTGCTGATATTCTTAATGCCGAACGATTAATCTTTCCAGGTGTTGGGAGTTATGGCTCGGTCATGAACCGTCTAAGGCGAGATGGCTTTGTGGAGCCTCTAATAGAACGAATACATTCAGATAAACCGGTTCTTGGAATCTGTGTGGCGCTTCAGGCCCTGTTTGAGGGGAGTGAAGAATCACCAGGTGTTGCTGGACTCTCCATATTAAAAGGACAGGTTAGGCGATTCACCGAAAGCAGTCTTTCTGTTCCCCAGATTGGCTGGAATGGGGTGAACCTGCATAAGCCGTCACCGCTGTTTTCTGGATATAACGGCGAGAAACTGTATTTCGTCCACTCCTACCGGGCAACGCTTGAAGAGGTTGATAAGGAGTGGTTGCTCACCACAACCAATTACGGTGAGGAATTTGTCAGTGGTGTTCAGAAAGGGAATATAACCGCATTCCAGTTTCATCCGGAAAAAAGTGGTGCTGCAGGATTAAATATTTTAGGGAATTATCTTCAAGCAACGAATGATGAGAGTGTCACAGTCATAACTGGCCGGGAGTCTGGTACTCACCGGGAGACCAGGATGGCGAAACGTGTTATTGCCTGTCTGGATGTACGAAGCAACGACAATGGAGATCTGGTTGTCACCAAGGGCGATCAGTATGATGTGCGTGACAGGGGAGAGGTGAGAAATCTCGGCAAACCGGTGGAGCTTGCCAGACGATACTACGAAGAAGGTGCCGACGAAATAACTTTTTTAAATATTACAGGATTCAGGGATTTTCCAATGGAAGATCAACCCATGCTTGAAGTGTTACAGAGGACTTCTGAAAATGTCTTTGTACCTCTCACCATTGGTGGTGGTATCCGTGAATTTACCGATTCCAATGGCAGGGAATATACCTCACTTGATGTTGCCTCGGAATATTTTCGTTCCGGTGCTGATAAAATCTCCATTGGTTCCGATGCCTGTTACACCGCTGAAGAATATATGAAAACCGGTAAAAAAACCGGCAAAAGCTCTATCGAGCAGATTTCATTTGTCTATGGAGCTCAGGCCGTTGTTATCTCCGTCGATCCGAGGCGGGTGTATGTGAACAAGCCTGAAGATACCGATCATAATACCATAAAAACGGCTTTTCCAGGGCCAGATGGTGAGGAGTACTGCTGGTACCAGTGTACCGTGAAAGGTGGCCGGGAAGGACGTGATCTGGATGCAGTACAGCTTGCTGCGAGTTGCGAGGCTCTGGGTGCCGGGGAAATTCTTTTAAACTGTATTGATAAGGATGGCACCAACAGCGGATTTGATTTTGAGCTGATCAACCATGTGAAAAGTGCGGTGACCATACCTGTTATAGCATCTTCAGGAGCCGGTTCAGCCGCTCATTTTGTGGATGTTTTTAAGGAGACCAATGCAGAAGCAGCACTTGCTGCAGGAATTTTTCATCGTAAGGAAGTCCCTATTTCCGAGGTGAAGACAGCCCTTAGAGAGAGTGGGGTGGAGATACGGTAA